A part of Streptomyces sp. DSM 40750 genomic DNA contains:
- a CDS encoding sulfotransferase, with protein MRSLTFVFGTGRSGSTALSRILNAHPDVLSLNEFMASVGDAAFPAGKVDGEEFWQALFRPAPHFERMIRSGLPLPEFLHTRRPGRYSAQTTGIPALSLMVLPHLTDDPDGLLDELGAAVLRWPERTAAEHHRALFGLLCARFGRTAVVERSGYSTGWAPGLREAFPDAKFVHMFRDGPDCALSMSRHPGYRAISLLREIKTRSGIDSFADLTPEHIRALPPDLAPLLDERFDPALVRDRHIPLRTFGALWSELVTEGTEFLTRLPTGRRATLAYENLLDHPAEELTRLAAFIGVDPLPRWLHAASALLDHSRRGSARSLPAAELVELRDSCAPGTHVLEERPVS; from the coding sequence ATGCGTTCTCTGACCTTCGTCTTCGGTACGGGGCGCAGCGGCTCGACGGCGCTGTCACGCATCCTCAACGCCCACCCGGACGTGCTGAGCCTGAACGAGTTCATGGCCTCGGTGGGCGACGCGGCCTTCCCCGCGGGGAAGGTGGACGGCGAGGAGTTCTGGCAGGCCCTCTTCCGGCCCGCGCCGCATTTCGAGCGGATGATCCGCAGCGGGCTGCCGCTTCCGGAGTTCCTCCACACCCGCCGCCCCGGCAGGTACTCGGCGCAGACCACGGGCATCCCCGCGCTCTCCCTGATGGTGCTGCCCCACCTCACCGACGACCCGGACGGACTCCTCGACGAGCTCGGCGCAGCGGTGCTCCGATGGCCGGAGCGCACCGCCGCCGAGCACCACCGGGCCCTGTTCGGCCTGCTCTGCGCCCGGTTCGGACGCACCGCCGTCGTGGAGCGCTCCGGCTACTCGACCGGCTGGGCACCGGGACTGCGGGAGGCTTTCCCGGACGCGAAGTTCGTGCACATGTTCCGCGACGGCCCGGACTGCGCCCTGTCCATGAGCCGCCATCCCGGATACCGCGCGATCTCCCTGCTCCGCGAGATCAAGACCCGCTCCGGCATCGACAGCTTCGCCGACCTGACCCCCGAGCACATCCGAGCGCTGCCCCCGGACCTGGCACCCCTGCTCGACGAACGCTTCGACCCCGCCCTCGTACGCGACCGTCACATCCCCCTGCGGACCTTCGGCGCCCTGTGGTCCGAACTCGTCACCGAGGGAACGGAGTTCCTCACCCGGCTCCCCACCGGCCGGCGCGCCACACTCGCCTACGAGAACCTCCTGGACCACCCTGCCGAAGAGCTGACCCGCCTGGCGGCGTTCATCGGCGTGGACCCCCTGCCACGGTGGCTGCACGCCGCGTCCGCCCTGCTCGACCACAGCCGGCGGGGCTCCGCCCGGAGCCTGCCCGCCGCCGAGTTGGTCGAACTGCGGGACAGCTGCGCCCCGGGCACCCATGTCCTGGAGGAGCGACCGGTCTCCTGA
- a CDS encoding DUF5958 family protein: MQQPVSALDRAGDNGHQVSHLRRSGLRPTHTPAVLISRGRTEQQLGKIAHLTSPDERRKAFRLLIAVLAIADERRRARFCSVGCGHWWHNLSATD; encoded by the coding sequence CTGCAGCAGCCCGTCAGCGCCCTTGACCGAGCCGGGGACAACGGACACCAGGTATCCCACCTCCGCCGTTCCGGGCTGCGTCCGACGCACACACCCGCCGTGCTGATCAGCCGCGGCCGAACCGAACAGCAACTGGGCAAGATCGCCCACCTCACCTCTCCCGACGAACGCCGCAAGGCGTTCCGGCTGCTGATCGCCGTGCTCGCGATCGCCGACGAACGGCGCCGAGCTCGCTTCTGCTCCGTCGGGTGCGGTCACTGGTGGCACAACCTGTCCGCGACCGACTGA
- a CDS encoding ATP-binding protein → MSEDTIKYDAAHIQVLEGWRAIRKRPGMYVGSTGERGLHQLVFEVVGRAVNELLAGHAGSVDVALTFDGGVRVADDGPGVPVEAAAHTGAPGLETLLTRSHIRTEPDSRHAVAIGLFGVGPCVTNALSSRLTAEVRREGVRWVQEYARGVALAPPTAVGPVAETGTTISFWPDSDIFGTAECSFAVLAECFRELAFLNRALDITLTDERPPGGTRSARFRFPGGARDFVGFLDAEAEPGTWVPVHPDVIGFEREDPRMAGTVEVALRWCDSREERVRSFANSRPTPHGGTHAEGFRDGLAAAVNAYAREKRLLTAVDPDLGADRIGQGLTAVVSVKLDQPEFHGATNGMLGGTAVRACVAEAVREHLGTWLEEQPERAGAVVGRIVQGARG, encoded by the coding sequence GTGAGCGAGGACACCATCAAATACGACGCTGCCCACATCCAGGTGTTGGAGGGGTGGCGAGCCATTCGGAAGCGGCCTGGGATGTACGTCGGCTCGACCGGTGAACGCGGCTTGCATCAGCTGGTGTTCGAGGTCGTCGGCCGGGCGGTGAACGAGCTCCTGGCGGGCCACGCCGGCTCCGTCGACGTCGCCCTCACGTTTGACGGCGGCGTGCGGGTCGCCGACGACGGGCCGGGTGTCCCGGTCGAGGCCGCGGCTCACACAGGTGCGCCAGGCCTCGAAACCCTGCTGACCCGCAGCCACATCCGGACGGAGCCCGACAGCCGCCATGCCGTGGCCATCGGCCTCTTCGGTGTTGGGCCCTGTGTCACCAACGCCCTGTCGAGCCGTCTGACGGCCGAGGTCCGGCGCGAGGGAGTGCGCTGGGTGCAGGAGTACGCGCGCGGCGTCGCGCTCGCCCCGCCCACCGCCGTGGGACCGGTGGCCGAGACCGGGACCACCATCTCGTTCTGGCCCGACAGCGACATCTTCGGGACGGCGGAGTGCTCCTTCGCCGTGCTGGCCGAGTGCTTCCGGGAACTGGCCTTTCTGAACCGGGCCTTGGACATCACGCTCACCGACGAGCGGCCCCCGGGCGGGACCCGGTCGGCACGGTTCCGGTTCCCCGGCGGGGCGCGGGACTTCGTAGGCTTCCTTGATGCGGAGGCGGAACCAGGGACGTGGGTGCCCGTGCACCCGGACGTCATCGGCTTCGAACGGGAGGACCCCCGGATGGCCGGGACGGTGGAGGTGGCCCTCCGCTGGTGCGACTCCCGTGAGGAACGGGTCCGGAGCTTCGCGAACAGTCGGCCCACCCCGCACGGCGGCACGCATGCCGAGGGCTTCCGCGACGGCTTGGCGGCCGCGGTGAACGCGTATGCGCGCGAGAAGCGGCTGCTCACGGCGGTGGATCCTGATCTCGGCGCCGACCGGATCGGTCAGGGCCTGACGGCGGTCGTGTCGGTCAAGCTGGATCAGCCCGAGTTCCACGGCGCCACGAACGGCATGCTGGGCGGCACCGCCGTACGGGCCTGCGTCGCGGAGGCCGTCCGTGAACACCTCGGTACGTGGCTCGAGGAACAGCCGGAGCGGGCCGGGGCCGTCGTCGGGCGGATCGTCCAGGGCGCCCGGGGCTGA